TTGCATAGATGTCGCCTTTCAGAATGTAAGCGTCACCATAGTTCTTGAACTTAGCGATGACAGCATCAGCAACGGCATTAGCTTGATCATAGTTCTTGTTCATTGCAAGAAGATTACCCAAAGCTACCAATGCCTTAGGATCCTTTTTGAACTCCTTCTGGTATTCCTTGATTTCCTTGGCAAAAGCCTTAGGATCTGCATTACCAGCCTTCAATGTAGTCTCTATAGGTTTCAGCATGTCCTTATAGTTGACATCCTGTGCCATTGCAGGTGCTGCCAAACCCATGACGAGCAAACCTGCTACTAAATATTTAATTGCTTTCATAATTTTACTTTTTTATATGTGCCTCTTTCTTAGCTTTTTCTTTAGCGTTTTACATTAACGGTCTTTATAGTGATGTCACCTCTGTATGGAAGTAATCCGGTTTTGAACAGTATGAGCTGACCTCTTGGGCCTGAAATGTAGTTTGCGAAGCTCCAAGGCAATGCCTTGTGAGGGTCAACTACAATAGCATATAATGTTCTGACGAACGGATATCTTCCATCCAGCAAGTATGCCTGATATGGTTGCCAGCTGTTATATGGTGTTGCCACATCTTTGATAGATACTCGCATGACATGAATATTCTTCTTAAATGTAGTGTTGGTTGAATCACGGCGGTCGTTGAGCCAGTTAGATCCAATTACACCGATTGAGCCTGGGTTCTGATCCACATAGTCGATAACCTCTTTACTAGTTTTTGCGGCCATGATTTTTGCACCCATTTTAGCTCCGTGCAGTACAGAGTCTACTACATAATTGGTTGTTGCAGAGCGGGTATTATCGAAAATGACTTCGATGTCGCCTCTCTTTGAACCTTTCACAATATCACTCCATTTAGTTGCCTTACCTGTAAGGATACGTTTGATATCTTTTACCGTAATACAAGTATCATTGTTTTGCTTGTTTACAATAAATGCCAATCCATCGTAACCGATAGGGAAAACAGAAGGAATTACATTGCTTTTAGACTTCAAGTAGGCTATTTCACTATCTTTCAAATTACGTGTAGTGAATAAAAGCGCTGTTTTGAAATCTTTAATCATCTGAAGTCCGGTGACTTCATCTGTATACTTCGGCTTGAGTTTAGCTTTTGGAAACTCATACTCAAACTGACTTCTTTCTTCGTCAATGATAGGACTCAAACTCTCGTCAGCCACAAATTCAATTGTGCCTGAAGTAGGAGTATCAGTTCTACCATCTTTGGCTTTCTTCTCGCCACATGACGAGAAGAAAGCCATTGATAGTACTGTTAATCCTATACCTAAAAAAATATAAGATGTTCTTTTCATTCTATTACTGCAATCTAAATACAACTGGTACAGTATACTTAACACGTACAGCTGAACCGTTTTGCTTACCTGGTTTCCATCTAGGCATGCTCTTAACGACACGCTGTGCTTCACGGTCAAGTGAAGGGTCTACGGAACGAGCTACCCTAACATCAGAGATAGAACCATCACGTTCTACCACGAATGATACGATAACACGGCCCTGTACACCATTCTCCTGTGCAACGACAGGATACTTGATGTTGCTTGCAAGATAAGACATCAGGGCGCCTTGTCCACCAGGGAATGAAGGCATCTCCTCTACGACGTCGAAGACCTTAGTAGCAACCTCAGGTTTTGGTGCTGGTGGTGGAGGTGGAGCTGCCACTGCAATATCATTTCTTACAGCTTCAACTGTACGGTCCTTCACACCTTCCTTGTTTTCAGTACCGACTGCAACTTTGTCATCCAGTTTATCCATCTGCTTAACCTGGTTTTCCTCTTTTACGAGTTCATCCTTCTTAATGACAGGTGCGGTAAACTTCTGAGTTTCGCGAGCCACAGGAATCTCCTTTTTCATTTCAACCTTAGGCTTCACTTGCTCCTTCTTCTTTTCTTCCTTCTTAGCCTGCTGCTGGAGTTTAGCCAACTCCATTGCTTCCATATATGCTTGCTGCTCTTCAGCCTGTTTCTGTTCGATAACCTTCCAAGCTAAAAAACCACCCACGAGAGCTGCAGCAATGACCAAGATAAGCAGAGCCTTGATGTTTCGGCCAGAAGTACCCTTACGGAGCTGGTATGCACCATACTCCTTGTTCTTTCCGGCGAAAACCATTTCGACCCATTTTGGATCGTAAAGATCAATTTTTGCCATTTCTTTCTTGTTTTAATTGTTAGTACACATCTTACATCTTAACGTTTCTAGACTTGAGAAGCTTCTCATCGTCTCCGCTAATCTTATCGATGACATACGTACCAATGTTCAAAATCTGCATTTCATCGAGTGCATCAACCATATTCTTATATGAAGCATTATCTGTAGGCTTGATGACGATAGTAAGAGTAGGAATCTTTCCGTCCTTCAAGTTACCAGCCTTCAAATCGCTCAACTTCTTCTGATAGATGCTATCAGGATACTGCTTAGGATTCTTCTGACGGTCCATGTTCAACTCCTTGACAGCAAGTGCGATTCTTTCTACAGGGCGTGTGCCGTTTTCTGTAGCGTGCTCTCTCAAGACCTTACGGATGCCCTGGCTTCCCCATGTAGTCTCCTTGATCCATGTTGGATCATCGTACTTAGGAATACCAGCACCATAATAAATCTTGTTGTCTGCTGTTACGTAGAGTGTCACAGTTTCAGAAGCCTTAGCTTCGTTCTTCTGATCTTCTTGAGTATTCTCATCATTACTTGGCATAGTCAGCTCCATAGTCTGAGGTTTGCTCAAAGATGTACACAGCATGAAGAACGTGATAAGCAGCATGAGCATATCCACCATAGGCGTAAAGTCTACGCGGACATTCATTTTCTTTTGTTTGCTTTCTTTCTTTGCCATTTATTCGTCCCCCTGTTGTTTTAACTGTGTAATCATATAGTAATGACTCTCGTCCATATCCTGGAGTTCGTTCATCACTCTCTTAACGGTCTTGTAAGGTGTAGAAGCATCTGCCTTGAGGGCAATCTTGATGTCTGCGTTTACGTTACGAGCTGCGTCAACCCACTGCTGGAACTCACTCATACCGCCCTTAATACTGTCGAGAGGAATACCTTTAGTCTGGAGATACTGTGGACGCTTAGAAGCGTTCATTGTCAGATAAGTACTCAAGTCGCCCATAGGTACGCCGAACATACCTTCGCTCTTGAATGTCTCAATCTGTTTTGGGTTCAATGACACGCCGAATGCTCCTGTCATTGTGCTCAGTGTAGCTCCCAACTGATCAGTATTATCAATACTCATAAATACTTGGCCCTCGCCGGTAGGATTACCAGCCTTGTCCTTTTCAGGACTAACCAAGATGGTCAAGACACCGTTCTCTGGCACCTTAATCTCAGACACAGAACCTGGTGTATTTACCTTAACTGGCTCATTCTTTACGAAAGTAGAGGTGAGCATGAAGAAGGTAAGCAGCAGGGTCATAACGTCTGACATAGGCGTCATGTCGATCCAGATGTCACTCTTCTTAATTTTTACTTTACCCATAGCGATAAAATTTTAAAGGGTTAGCAAAAATTAAGCCTCTTCTGCGTGGTTAGCTTCGTATGTCTGAGCAATTGAGTAACCTACCTCGTCGAGTGCGTATGTCAACTTATCTACCTTGTTGGTGAATGTGTTGTAAGATACAACGGCACACCATGATGTCAAGATACCGAATGCGGTGTTGATCAACGCCTCAGAAATACCTACAGAAAGTGCTGCTGAGTCAGCGCCACCACCTTCACCCATGGCCTGGAATGACTTGATCATACCGGTTACTGTACCGAGAAGACCTGTCAAAGTACCAAGTGTTACGATTGTAGCGATGATAGGCAAGTTCATTGTCAAAGTTGGCATCTCCAACTGAGTTGCCTCCTCGTGAGCCTGCTGGATCTTAGCTACCTTCTGAGCCTTCTTCAAAGATGCGTTAGCACCAGACTCCATAGACTTGTAAGCGTTCAAAGAAGCCATAACAACGTTAGCTACTGTACCGCGCTGCTTGTTGCAGAGCTGCTCAGCCTTAGCGAAATCATTTGCGTTCAAAGCTGCCTTGATGTTTGCAACGAACTTAGGAAGAGCACCTGTACCTGTAGCGGTCTTAAGAGCCAACCAACGCTCGATTGTCATAGCCAACACTGTGAGCAACAATGTGTGGATAACTGGTACGATTACACCACCTTTGTAGATAGTACCCCAAATGTCTGCTGGGTGATCCTGTACACCTGGATCCTGGAAGTGCATGTCATTACCGAACCATGTGAAGAACAATGTGAATGCGATGATAGCACATACCACGATGATCCAGAATGCGCCTCTTACTCCCTGAAAGCCCTCAGACTTCTTAGCTGGGGCTGCTTGTTTTGTAGTTGCCATAATTTTACTTTTTTTAAATTATTAGTTAATAAATTATTAATATTTTCTTTTTTTTCTTTCTCGCTTCGTAGACCTTGAATGTGTCGTTTGTCAATAAACACAGTTGGGTTATCTATTTTGCATTGGCAAAGATAATAAATTAAAGTTTACTATCAGCCTAATTAAGAAGTTTTAACGAGATATTGGCTTATTTTATACCATTATCTCGCATTTTTCTTACATTTTGACCCTTGAAAATGGTCTTTAAGCCATTTTTATTTCAACTTGCCCAAAGCTTCCTTGATGCGCTTGATAGCTTCAACGATGTTCTCGTCACTTGTTGCATAGCTCATGCGGAAACAGTCTGGATCACCGAATGCGTCACCACCTACGGTGGCTACATGTGCTTCCTCGAGAAGGTACATGGCAAAGTCGGTTGAATTGTTGATGGTCTTCTCACCATTGCTTTTGCCAAAGTAGCTGTTGCACTTAGGGAAGAGATAGAAGGCACCCTGTGGCATGTTTACCTCAAGGCCTGGAACCTCTTTAGCCAACTTTACAATCAGGTTGCGGCGGCGCTCGAAAGCCACGCGCATTTCCTCTACTGCACTCTGGTCGAGTGTGTAGGCTGCTTCTGCTGCCTTCTGGCTGACAGAACATGTACCGCTGGTATACTGTCCCTGGAGTTTGTTGCAGCCCTTGATAATCCATTCCGGACCAGCCAGGAAACCGATTCTCCATCCTGTCATGGCGTAAGCCTTAGATACACCATTGGCAATGATAACCTGCTCCTTCATGCCCGGTTCCTGAGCAATGCTGTGGTGCTTGCCGATATAATTGATGTGTTCGTAGATTTCATCTGCCAACACAAATACTTCAGGATGCTTCTTGAGTACTTCTGCCAGTGCAGCCAGTTCTTCCTTAGAGTATACGCTACCGGTAGGGTTGCTTGGAGAACAGAGAATGAGCATCTTGGTCTTCTCTGTAATGGCATTCTCCAACTGCTCTGCGGTCATCTTAAAGTCCTGATCGAAACCGGCATTCACAATGACCGGAGTACCTCCTGCCAATTTCACCATCTGTGGATAACTTACCCAATATGGTGCAGGAATAATAACCTCGTCGCCTGGATTTACGAGTGCCAATACAGCGTTGCAGACGCACTGCTTACCACCCGTACCAACGATTACTTCATTGGTAGTGTACTCCAAACCATTCTCGTTCTTTAATTTGGCTACAATTGCTTTTCGCAAGTCAGGATAACCTGGTACTGGTGAATAACGGGAATAGTTCTCGTCAATAGCCTTCTTTGCTGCCTGTTTAATATTGTCAGGAGTGTTGAAGTCTGGTTCACCTACGCTCATGTTGATTACATCAATACCTTGAGCTTTCATTTCACTACTCTTCTGTGACATCGCCAGCGTTGCTGAAGGTGCCAATCTGTTTAAACGATCAGATAATTGTGCCATAATTTTATTCTTATATTTGTTTATCGTGTGCAAAAGTAAGCAAATTATTTCTTTTTCGGAAGAAAATTGAGCATTATTTCATGTTTTGTATTGAAATAATAACATAATTTTATTATCCGAGGTGCAAAGTGTGCCCCATGCGGTCTCTCTTGGTCTTGAGATAACGCTCATTGTACTTGTTTGGTACAACCTCGATAGGTACATTTTCTACGATTTCCAAACCGTATGCTTCGAGACCTACGCGCTTTACCGGATTGTTGGTGAGCAGACGCATTTTGTGTACACCGAGATGACGGAGCATCTGTGCACCGCAACCATAGTCGCGCTCGTCTGGCTTGAAACCGAGATGAGTATTGGCGTCAACGGTATCGTAGCCTTCTTCCTGAAGCTTGTAGGCTGCAATCTTGTTCATCAGACCGATGCCGCGTCCTTCCTGCTGCATGTAGACAACAACTCCCTTTCCTGCCTCGTCTATCATCTGCATGGCCTTGTGGAGCTGCTGACCGCAGTCACAACGCTTGCTGCCCAGAATGTCGCCAGTAGCGCAAGAAGAGTGAACACGGACCAGGATAGGCTCGTCTTCTTTCCATTCTCCCTTGATGAGTGCCATGTGTTCCAGACCATTGCTAGACTGGCGGAACGGAATGAGGCGGAAGTGGCCGTATTCTGTAGGCATGTCAACCTCTTCGCCCACTTCGATGAGTGATTCTTTCTTGAGTCGGTATTCTATCATGTCTTTAATAGAAATAACCTTGAGGTTCCATTCTTTTGCCATCTTCATCAGTTCAGGCAGGCGTGCCATGGTGCCGTCTTCATTCATGATTTCCATAAGTGCGCCTGCTGGATAGAGGCCTGCCATTTTACAAAGATCGATGGCTGCTTCTGTGTGTCCGCTTCTTCTTAATACTCCGTTATCTTGTGCGTAGAGCGGATTGATGTGACCCGGTCTGCCGAATGTCTGTGGAGTAGAGTTCGGGTCGGCAAGTGCTTTGATGGTTTCGGCACGGTCGTGTGCAGAAACACCGGTAGAGCAGCCTTCCAGTTTATCTACGGTTATGGTGAATGGTGTACCCAATACTGAGGTGTTCTCTGAAACCTGATGAGGCAAATCGAGCTCATCGCAGCGGCTCAGGGTGATAGGGGCACAGAGTACACCTCTTGCGTGTTTCAGCATGAAGTTTACTTTTTCTGCGTCTATCTTCTCTGCGGCAATGATGAGGTCGCCTTCGTTTTCGCGGTCTTCGTCATCAACAACAATGACGAACTTTCCTTCCTTGAAGTCTTTTACTGCATCTTCGATGCTATTTAATTTGATTTCTGACATGTTTGATACCTTATTATATAGTTACATTTTACTTTTTCTGTTCTTTAATCCGTTGGATGATGTCCGTATTGGTCTGACTGATGACCTTGAGGTCACGGAACAAGCGCAGTCGGAATCGCCACATTCTCAAATATAGCAGTGTGCCCACAGGGAAAATGATGGCTGCAATGATGTTGAGCCATTTCCGCTCGAATGGGCGTGTATGTGCCTTGACAGAAAGAACCGGATATTGGTTCATGTCGTGCAGGATATACTTGTTGGCGGTGTTGGTCAAATCTTCTATTACCTCTTCCAATTCTGCATTGATTCTTTCTATCTCATGATCAGGCTCGTATTTGAAGAATACATTGATGACGTTTGGAAGATGAACCAGTTTGTGTTCCTTATTATATAAGGTGATGTCTTGGTTGATTCTTTCCAGTTTCTCTGCATCCGTCTGATAATCCGGGTCGGTGATGATGACTTCCTTGCCGAAGTAATGGCGTTTCTGTCGTAAACCGAGCAGTTTCATGAAGAACTCTTTGTAAACATCCATATTGAATACGGAAGAGTCATTGGTTGCCTTGTAGGTTACGAAGATAGCCAAAGGCGTCAATACTGCCGGTGCAAGACCTTTACCGAACCAAATGGCCCACATGCCACTTCTAGACATTCTGTATCCTGTATTGTCGAGGATGAAGAAGACGATGAATACAAGTACGGAGATGACGACAGGGAAACCCAGTCCTCCTTTTCGGATGATGGCTCCTAATGGCGCTCCGATAAAGAAGAATATGAGACACGAAAGGGCTAGAGTGAACTTGTTGATAGCCTCAATCTTGTGCTGTCTTATCATGTAGTCTGCATCGCTCGTTGACATCGATTTGAAATCAAGGTCAGAAAGCTCCTGTTGTACGGTAGACTGTGCCTGGTTTACCGCCATGAGTTTCTTG
This Segatella copri DSM 18205 DNA region includes the following protein-coding sequences:
- a CDS encoding ExbD/TolR family protein; translated protein: MGKVKIKKSDIWIDMTPMSDVMTLLLTFFMLTSTFVKNEPVKVNTPGSVSEIKVPENGVLTILVSPEKDKAGNPTGEGQVFMSIDNTDQLGATLSTMTGAFGVSLNPKQIETFKSEGMFGVPMGDLSTYLTMNASKRPQYLQTKGIPLDSIKGGMSEFQQWVDAARNVNADIKIALKADASTPYKTVKRVMNELQDMDESHYYMITQLKQQGDE
- a CDS encoding PstS family phosphate ABC transporter substrate-binding protein; this encodes MKRTSYIFLGIGLTVLSMAFFSSCGEKKAKDGRTDTPTSGTIEFVADESLSPIIDEERSQFEYEFPKAKLKPKYTDEVTGLQMIKDFKTALLFTTRNLKDSEIAYLKSKSNVIPSVFPIGYDGLAFIVNKQNNDTCITVKDIKRILTGKATKWSDIVKGSKRGDIEVIFDNTRSATTNYVVDSVLHGAKMGAKIMAAKTSKEVIDYVDQNPGSIGVIGSNWLNDRRDSTNTTFKKNIHVMRVSIKDVATPYNSWQPYQAYLLDGRYPFVRTLYAIVVDPHKALPWSFANYISGPRGQLILFKTGLLPYRGDITIKTVNVKR
- a CDS encoding ExbD/TolR family protein, producing the protein MAKKESKQKKMNVRVDFTPMVDMLMLLITFFMLCTSLSKPQTMELTMPSNDENTQEDQKNEAKASETVTLYVTADNKIYYGAGIPKYDDPTWIKETTWGSQGIRKVLREHATENGTRPVERIALAVKELNMDRQKNPKQYPDSIYQKKLSDLKAGNLKDGKIPTLTIVIKPTDNASYKNMVDALDEMQILNIGTYVIDKISGDDEKLLKSRNVKM
- a CDS encoding bifunctional 3,4-dihydroxy-2-butanone-4-phosphate synthase/GTP cyclohydrolase II yields the protein MSEIKLNSIEDAVKDFKEGKFVIVVDDEDRENEGDLIIAAEKIDAEKVNFMLKHARGVLCAPITLSRCDELDLPHQVSENTSVLGTPFTITVDKLEGCSTGVSAHDRAETIKALADPNSTPQTFGRPGHINPLYAQDNGVLRRSGHTEAAIDLCKMAGLYPAGALMEIMNEDGTMARLPELMKMAKEWNLKVISIKDMIEYRLKKESLIEVGEEVDMPTEYGHFRLIPFRQSSNGLEHMALIKGEWKEDEPILVRVHSSCATGDILGSKRCDCGQQLHKAMQMIDEAGKGVVVYMQQEGRGIGLMNKIAAYKLQEEGYDTVDANTHLGFKPDERDYGCGAQMLRHLGVHKMRLLTNNPVKRVGLEAYGLEIVENVPIEVVPNKYNERYLKTKRDRMGHTLHLG
- a CDS encoding energy transducer TonB codes for the protein MAKIDLYDPKWVEMVFAGKNKEYGAYQLRKGTSGRNIKALLILVIAAALVGGFLAWKVIEQKQAEEQQAYMEAMELAKLQQQAKKEEKKKEQVKPKVEMKKEIPVARETQKFTAPVIKKDELVKEENQVKQMDKLDDKVAVGTENKEGVKDRTVEAVRNDIAVAAPPPPPAPKPEVATKVFDVVEEMPSFPGGQGALMSYLASNIKYPVVAQENGVQGRVIVSFVVERDGSISDVRVARSVDPSLDREAQRVVKSMPRWKPGKQNGSAVRVKYTVPVVFRLQ
- a CDS encoding pyridoxal phosphate-dependent aminotransferase, whose translation is MAQLSDRLNRLAPSATLAMSQKSSEMKAQGIDVINMSVGEPDFNTPDNIKQAAKKAIDENYSRYSPVPGYPDLRKAIVAKLKNENGLEYTTNEVIVGTGGKQCVCNAVLALVNPGDEVIIPAPYWVSYPQMVKLAGGTPVIVNAGFDQDFKMTAEQLENAITEKTKMLILCSPSNPTGSVYSKEELAALAEVLKKHPEVFVLADEIYEHINYIGKHHSIAQEPGMKEQVIIANGVSKAYAMTGWRIGFLAGPEWIIKGCNKLQGQYTSGTCSVSQKAAEAAYTLDQSAVEEMRVAFERRRNLIVKLAKEVPGLEVNMPQGAFYLFPKCNSYFGKSNGEKTINNSTDFAMYLLEEAHVATVGGDAFGDPDCFRMSYATSDENIVEAIKRIKEALGKLK
- a CDS encoding MotA/TolQ/ExbB proton channel family protein, producing the protein MATTKQAAPAKKSEGFQGVRGAFWIIVVCAIIAFTLFFTWFGNDMHFQDPGVQDHPADIWGTIYKGGVIVPVIHTLLLTVLAMTIERWLALKTATGTGALPKFVANIKAALNANDFAKAEQLCNKQRGTVANVVMASLNAYKSMESGANASLKKAQKVAKIQQAHEEATQLEMPTLTMNLPIIATIVTLGTLTGLLGTVTGMIKSFQAMGEGGGADSAALSVGISEALINTAFGILTSWCAVVSYNTFTNKVDKLTYALDEVGYSIAQTYEANHAEEA